The genomic interval TTGTCACGCATATATTGATTATAGGTCCATCCAATCGTTGATTGTTATGGCATTATAAGATGTATGTTATTGATCAATGTATTAGAACCCTATTACCACAGGGGACTTAAACCCCACACACCCAAAACTGTTACTCTTTATCATAACGAATTACTTGATATTAAGCACTAATTTGCATAATCCAATCAAAGAATTCGTAATGCAATTGGATGTTGTATTACCCCACTCATTTGTTATTGATTCTATAGCAATAACACGGTATTAATTGTGCTATAATGTTTAAACAAATAATTCTACTCTACACAATTAATAGAACAATTTTTAGTCCTGTTCCATCTCCTGTTTTATATTATGTCTAGCGAACACAAAAAAGTAGCCGTGGTGACGGGAAGCTCAACAGGTATTGGCCTTGAAACATCTTTGGAACTTGCTCGAAATGGTTTTCTAACTTGTGCAACCATGAGAGATTTAAAAAAGGCAGTTGAAATAGAAAATATCGCTCGAGAAGAAAACCTTCCAATAAAAGTATTTGAAATGAATGTTGATGACGACGGTTCGGTAAATACGGCAATAACAAAAATAGTAGATGAATATGGTCGAATTGACATCCTTGTGAATAACGCAGGATATGGGCTCTTTGGAGCCTTGGAGGACTTTACAATGGATGAAATTAAAAAACAATTTGAGACTAATGTTTTTGGCGTTATGAGAGTTATTCAAAATGTTCTTCCAACCATGAGGCAACAAATAGGTGGTATAATAATCAACGTTAGTTCTATGTCGGGATTGGCGGGCATACCTTCTCAATCTGTTTATTCTGCTACAAAGTTTGCAGTAGAGGGAATGAGTGAAGCTTTATCATATGAGTTAGAACCTTTTGGGATCAAAATGATACTAATTGAACCTGGAATAATAAACACAGAATTTGTACAAGATTTAGTTTTGCCGTCAAATAAATATGGAGTGGATAAAGAAGGGATTTGGATTAACCCATTTGGCGATGATAATAAAGGTGCTTCATTATCCTTTTACAATGACACCATCCAAAAATTCTTGACATTTTACTTTAATGCAATGAGTAAAGCTCCTCATCCGCAGGTTGTTGCAAACGAAATAATCACTAGTATTGGAGTAGTCTCAGAAGAATCAAATACTTCTAATCCTCTCTTAAGGATTACCGTTGGAAACGATTCAAAAAAATACTCGAAGCTTAAGAAAGAACTAACTGATTATGAATTTCATTCGTTGTTAAAAAGTGATCTGTTAAAATAGATAAGAACTGCATGGTTAGAATAATAGATTAAATCCTTTTCATACTTTTTGATATCGAAACATCTTTTAAATTGGCACTTGTTGAAGTTAACTGAAATTTGAATAATTTATAGTTCTAATCCATATAAGGAACTTTACAATCTGCTTTCGTTAAACTGATTTAGTTATTGTTTATTAGAATTGAGAAGTTCGATAATCTTGTCTATCTTCTTTATATCTGCACCATAGATTTTTCTAATATATTCAAGACCAGATAGCTGATCCTCTTCTGAAAATGCTTGTACTCCATCCTCTGCAATTATTATTTTTAATCCTCTTGTAAAAGCATCGTATGATGTATGTTTCCCGCAAATGTGTGTATGCACCCCAGTAATTATTATCGTGTCAACACCTTTCCCCTCATATACTCTGGTCAAAGATCCATCCAAGTTAGTTCGATCAAATGCACTATACGTTCTTTTTGTAATAACTGTGTCATACCTTTGTGGTTTCAGTTCATCAATAATTTGTTGTCCGGTAGTCCCTTTCATTGCGTGAGGTCCCCATAATTCTAATTCATAACTATCAGTTGGAAGGTGTTCATCAACGCAATAAAAAATAGGAATTTGCTTATTCCTGGCTGCATTTAACAATGTACTAATATTTGGAACAATCTCTAATGCCCTTTCACATTTTAAACTACCTTTAATAAAGTCATTTAACATGTCCAATACTAAAATTGCATATCTAGCCAGGTTTGTCCACATTACTAATACTTTGGGTGCTAGATATCTTTCTTTCTCCTATGCTCGCGATGTGTAGATCTTTGATATTATTGGTTATATTTGATTTCAATAAATCTTATCGCTAATTAATATCCATGTGATTATCGCGGGGGATGAAATATGTTCTAAGAATGTTGTGAACTGCACAATTTCAATCACGTCAAATCTTTACATTCCTCTTATCATAGGAAAATCCATATTTGCATTCGAACTGTACTACGACCCAGACCTTCATCCCCCCGGATGAGGACCGTTACGATTGTCGGATATCCAAATTTACCATTGCATCAGTGTTAAGGGAACATACATAATGTAGGAGCAAGGTTAACTTAAAGTAGAAATCTGGTAATTTACTAATAAGTTATAAGTAGTGGTTTGGTTCCAACCAATTGGTCCATTGTATTCATTACCACCTGTTCCATTTGAAGATGCTTTAGAATCTATTTCTCCTTTTACCTTCAACTCGTACTTACCTGGCGGCAGTGGCTTTATAAAAAGCCAATTTCCATCCGCTACAGCTTGTGTTGTCAGAGCAGTCAAATTCAATATGTTATTTTGAGGCAACGTAAAGTTAAACAAATCTGTTTGAATACGATACTTTTCTATATTGGGTATAGTGATATTATTTAGGGAAGCTTTTGCTCCAGTAACAAAATCCTGAATCTTTTTGGCACATTCTCTCAGTTCTTCTTCAGTTTTCAGTTCTTTAAACTCCGCATAAGAACATTCAGAATTTAATATTGTAATTAGCAACGCAGTATTTTGAGGTATGTTACAAGTACGTTCAACTGGATGTTCAAATGCTAGAGTCAAAAACCATACTGGACCATGTTGATTTTCATCGCAGTGCTCTCCAGTATCGTCATATGATGGATTCTTGTTCCAAGGGATGGAATATGTCCATTGCTACCACTTTTCAGTCCAATCAGCATAGGAAATGTTGAATGGGCTTGAATTCAAATCGTATACTAAACTAGAAATATTAGAATCCGCGCTAGCCATATTTTGATTTACAAAGCTCTCATTTCCTTTAGATGCAAACAAGGCGTTAGTGGATAATACTGCACTCAAAAGTACAAAAAACAAAACAATTATTCCTGATTTTTCCATGATGTTTCCAATTCTAAATAATTATTTAACTTTTCATAATGTTTGAGTCAGATTAAATCCTTAGTTTCACTTCACTGCTTTTGTTCCATTATCGTTCTGTTATTTGAGCCAATGCATCTAAAGATGCGATATCGAATTGAAGTCAACCGGGTCACCGCTTTCTGATGTCTAGAGAAACGACAGCAATGTATCAGAAGCCTATTACCACAGGGGACTCAATCCCCACGCGCTCAAACTAAATGATCCTATCTATGGTAATAGTATTTTGATTAAGGTTAAAGTTGGCACCCCATTTGTATCGCCATAACTATCAATTTATTACATTTATTCATGGCTCCTAAATCGTTAGGAACCTTTTCAAGATGTAGTTTTTACTTCCGTTATCCAGTCACACGTGATCCCGAGTTTCTCATGATGTTTTCTTACAGATTCCTTGTCTGGAGCATCTAACAAACAAAACAATTTATCTTCTTCTTTATTATATAGAATATTCTCATGTACTATCCCAAATTCGTCTTTTGGTTGATTTTGTGCTTGTTTGAGTAAATCTTCACTAACCTGTCCCATTTTATGAGCATCTAGAAATTTTGGCATGACAGGAATATGAGGTGCCAATATATAAGCATGTTTTAGAAGTTAATTATGAATTCAAGAAAATTGAAAAAAGCAGTTTTTATCAAATATTTGAGTCGGTAAAACTTGAATGTAGAGTTATTCTTTCTTATCCTCTTCCTTTTCTAAGGATTCCTTTTTGATTGATTTTAATATTTTCTTATCCTTTTCTTCTGGAGTATTTTCAGATATTCCTACTAAATTCGATTCCTCATAAGCGAATTCATTTTCTCCGCTGTCATTAATTGATGACATATCGGAATCTTTTATACAAAAAAGGTTAACTATCATTATGTATAAGTTTTCAAACCCGGGAAGCCATCACTAGCGGAG from Candidatus Nitrosocosmicus hydrocola carries:
- a CDS encoding nickel-binding protein; amino-acid sequence: MPKFLDAHKMGQVSEDLLKQAQNQPKDEFGIVHENILYNKEEDKLFCLLDAPDKESVRKHHEKLGITCDWITEVKTTS
- a CDS encoding isochorismatase family protein, giving the protein MWTNLARYAILVLDMLNDFIKGSLKCERALEIVPNISTLLNAARNKQIPIFYCVDEHLPTDSYELELWGPHAMKGTTGQQIIDELKPQRYDTVITKRTYSAFDRTNLDGSLTRVYEGKGVDTIIITGVHTHICGKHTSYDAFTRGLKIIIAEDGVQAFSEEDQLSGLEYIRKIYGADIKKIDKIIELLNSNKQ
- a CDS encoding SDR family oxidoreductase, coding for MSSEHKKVAVVTGSSTGIGLETSLELARNGFLTCATMRDLKKAVEIENIAREENLPIKVFEMNVDDDGSVNTAITKIVDEYGRIDILVNNAGYGLFGALEDFTMDEIKKQFETNVFGVMRVIQNVLPTMRQQIGGIIINVSSMSGLAGIPSQSVYSATKFAVEGMSEALSYELEPFGIKMILIEPGIINTEFVQDLVLPSNKYGVDKEGIWINPFGDDNKGASLSFYNDTIQKFLTFYFNAMSKAPHPQVVANEIITSIGVVSEESNTSNPLLRITVGNDSKKYSKLKKELTDYEFHSLLKSDLLK